In the genome of Pseudomonas sp. HS6, one region contains:
- the leuC gene encoding 3-isopropylmalate dehydratase large subunit, which translates to MAGKTLYDKLWDSHLVKQRDDGSALIYIDRHIIHEVTSPQAFEGLRLAGRKPWRIDANIATPDHNVPTTPERKGGIAAIADQVSRLQVQTLDDNCDEYGIVEFKMNDVRQGIVHVISPEQGATLPGMTVVCGDSHTSTHGAFGALAHGIGTSEVEHVLATQCLVAKKMKNMLVRVEGQLPFGVTAKDIVLAVIGKIGTAGGNGHAIEFAGSAIRDLSVEGRMTICNMSIEAGARVGLVAADQKTVDYVKGRPFAPKGAEWDLAVESWKDLVSDADAHFDTVVELDAAQIKPQVSWGTSPEMVLAVDQNVPDPAKEMDLVKRDSIVRALKYMGLTANQAITDIQLDRVFIGSCTNSRIEDLRAAAVIAKGRKVASTIKQAIVVPGSGLVKAQAEAEGLDKIFLEAGFEWREPGCSMCLAMNPDRLESGEHCASTSNRNFEGRQGAGGRTHLVSPAMAAAAAVNGRFIDVRELI; encoded by the coding sequence ATGGCCGGCAAAACGCTCTATGACAAGCTCTGGGATTCGCATTTGGTCAAGCAGCGCGACGATGGCTCCGCGCTGATCTACATCGATCGTCACATCATCCATGAAGTGACCTCGCCGCAAGCCTTTGAAGGCCTGCGTCTGGCCGGGCGCAAGCCATGGCGCATCGATGCCAACATCGCGACCCCGGACCACAACGTACCGACCACCCCGGAGCGCAAAGGCGGCATCGCTGCGATTGCCGACCAGGTCTCGCGTTTGCAGGTTCAGACCCTCGACGACAACTGCGATGAATACGGCATCGTTGAATTCAAGATGAACGACGTCCGCCAAGGCATCGTCCACGTGATCAGCCCGGAGCAGGGCGCGACCTTGCCGGGCATGACCGTGGTCTGCGGCGACTCGCACACCTCGACCCACGGCGCCTTCGGCGCATTGGCTCACGGTATCGGCACTTCCGAGGTCGAGCACGTGCTCGCCACCCAGTGCCTGGTCGCCAAGAAAATGAAGAACATGCTGGTTCGCGTCGAAGGCCAATTGCCGTTCGGCGTGACCGCCAAGGACATCGTCCTCGCCGTGATCGGCAAGATCGGCACCGCCGGCGGTAACGGCCACGCCATCGAATTCGCCGGCAGCGCCATCCGCGACTTGTCTGTTGAAGGCCGCATGACCATCTGCAACATGTCCATCGAAGCCGGCGCCCGTGTGGGTCTGGTGGCGGCGGATCAAAAGACTGTGGATTACGTCAAGGGTCGTCCGTTCGCACCGAAAGGCGCCGAGTGGGATCTGGCCGTCGAATCCTGGAAAGACCTGGTGTCCGACGCCGACGCGCATTTCGACACCGTGGTCGAGCTCGACGCCGCGCAGATCAAACCGCAAGTCAGCTGGGGCACTTCGCCGGAAATGGTGTTGGCCGTTGATCAGAACGTGCCGGACCCGGCTAAAGAGATGGATCTGGTCAAGCGCGACTCGATCGTCCGCGCCTTGAAATACATGGGTCTGACCGCCAATCAGGCGATCACCGACATTCAGCTCGACCGCGTATTCATCGGCTCCTGCACCAACTCGCGCATCGAAGATTTGCGTGCGGCAGCGGTGATCGCCAAGGGCCGCAAGGTTGCTTCGACCATCAAGCAGGCCATCGTGGTGCCGGGCTCGGGTCTGGTGAAGGCTCAAGCCGAAGCCGAAGGTCTGGACAAGATCTTCCTTGAAGCCGGTTTCGAATGGCGCGAGCCGGGTTGCTCGATGTGCCTGGCGATGAACCCGGACCGTTTGGAGTCCGGCGAGCATTGCGCCTCGACGTCCAACCGTAACTTCGAAGGCCGTCAGGGCGCCGGTGGCCGTACCCACCTCGTCAGCCCGGCCATGGCCGCTGCGGCGGCGGTGAACGGTCGTTTCATCGACGTTCGTGAATTGATCTGA
- the leuD gene encoding 3-isopropylmalate dehydratase small subunit: MKAFTQHTGLVAPLDRANVDTDQIIPKQFLKSIKRTGFGPNLFDEWRYLDVGQPYQDNSKRPLNKEFVLNAERYQGASVLLARENFGCGSSREHAPWALEEYGFRSIIAPSYADIFFNNSFKNGLLPIILSDAEVDELFKQVEAAPGYQLQVDLHEQTVTSPNGKVYRFEIDAFRKHCLLNGLDDIGLTLQDGDAIAAFEAKHRASQPWLFRDA, encoded by the coding sequence ATGAAAGCTTTTACCCAGCACACTGGCCTTGTCGCACCTCTGGATCGTGCCAACGTCGACACCGACCAGATCATCCCGAAGCAGTTTCTGAAGTCGATCAAACGCACCGGTTTCGGCCCGAACCTGTTCGACGAGTGGCGTTATCTTGATGTGGGGCAGCCATATCAGGACAACTCCAAGCGCCCGCTGAACAAGGAATTCGTGCTCAACGCCGAGCGTTATCAAGGCGCCAGCGTATTGCTGGCCCGCGAGAACTTCGGTTGCGGCTCCAGCCGTGAACACGCGCCCTGGGCGCTGGAAGAGTACGGTTTCCGCAGCATCATCGCACCGAGCTATGCCGACATCTTCTTCAACAACAGCTTCAAGAACGGCTTGCTGCCGATCATCTTGAGCGACGCCGAAGTCGACGAACTGTTCAAGCAGGTCGAGGCCGCGCCGGGCTATCAGTTGCAGGTTGATCTTCACGAACAGACCGTGACCAGCCCGAATGGCAAGGTGTATCGCTTCGAGATCGATGCGTTCCGCAAGCACTGCCTGCTCAACGGTCTGGACGACATCGGCCTGACCTTGCAGGACGGCGACGCGATTGCCGCGTTCGAAGCCAAGCATCGTGCGAGCCAGCCGTGGTTGTTCCGCGACGCTTGA
- a CDS encoding class I SAM-dependent methyltransferase, which yields MTSTAQHSQVVQKQFGEQAAAYLSSAVHAQGTEFALLQAELAGQGEARVLDLGCGAGHVSFHVASLVKEVVAYDLSQQMLDVVAAAAVDRGLNNVSTVNGAAERLPFADGEFDFVFSRYSAHHWSDLGLALREVRRVLKPGGVAAFIDVLSPGSPLFDTYLQSVEVLRDTSHVRDYSAGEWLRQVSEAGLHTRSTTRQRLRLEYNSWVERMRTPEVMRAAIRQLQQSMGNEVREYFEIEADGSFSTDVLVLWAEK from the coding sequence ATGACCAGCACCGCCCAGCACAGTCAGGTTGTACAAAAGCAATTCGGTGAACAGGCCGCCGCCTACCTGAGCAGCGCCGTTCACGCTCAAGGCACTGAATTTGCGCTGCTACAGGCTGAACTGGCGGGGCAGGGCGAGGCTCGGGTGCTGGACTTGGGTTGCGGCGCCGGGCACGTGAGTTTTCACGTCGCTTCGCTGGTAAAGGAAGTGGTGGCCTACGACCTGTCGCAGCAGATGCTCGACGTGGTCGCCGCCGCTGCGGTCGATCGCGGTCTGAATAACGTGTCTACGGTCAACGGTGCCGCTGAGCGTCTGCCGTTCGCCGATGGCGAGTTCGATTTCGTGTTCAGCCGTTACTCGGCGCATCACTGGAGTGACCTCGGCCTGGCCCTGCGCGAAGTGCGTCGGGTGCTGAAACCGGGTGGCGTGGCGGCGTTCATCGATGTGCTGTCGCCGGGCAGTCCGCTGTTCGACACCTATTTGCAGAGTGTCGAAGTGCTGCGCGACACCAGCCATGTACGCGATTATTCTGCCGGAGAGTGGCTGCGCCAGGTCAGCGAGGCCGGTCTGCACACCCGCAGCACCACGCGTCAGCGCCTGCGTCTGGAGTACAACAGCTGGGTCGAGCGCATGCGCACACCCGAAGTGATGCGCGCAGCGATCCGCCAGTTGCAGCAATCGATGGGCAACGAAGTGCGCGAATATTTTGAGATTGAGGCCGATGGTTCGTTCAGTACAGATGTACTGGTGCTCTGGGCTGAAAAGTAA
- the leuB gene encoding 3-isopropylmalate dehydrogenase, translating into MSKQILILPGDGIGPEIMAEAVKVLELANDKYSLGFELSHDVIGGAAIDKHGVPLADETLDRARAADAVLLGAVGGPKWDTIERDIRPERGLLKIRAQLGLFGNLRPAILYPQLADASSLKPEIVAGLDILIVRELTGGIYFGAPRGTRTLENGERQSYDTLPYSESEIRRIARVGFDMARVRGKKLCSVDKANVLASSQLWREVVEQVAKDYPDVELSHMYVDNAAMQLVRAPKQFDVIVTDNLFGDILSDEASMLTGSIGMLPSASLDANNKGMYEPCHGSAPDIAGKGIANPLATILSVSMMLRYSFNLQDAADAIEKAVSVVLDQGLRTGDIFSNGCTKVGTQEMGDAVVAALRNL; encoded by the coding sequence ATGAGCAAGCAGATTCTGATTCTCCCAGGCGACGGTATTGGTCCGGAAATCATGGCCGAAGCGGTCAAGGTGCTGGAGCTGGCCAACGACAAGTACAGCCTGGGCTTCGAGCTGAGCCATGACGTGATCGGTGGCGCGGCCATCGACAAACACGGCGTGCCGCTGGCCGACGAGACCCTCGACCGTGCCCGCGCAGCCGACGCCGTACTGCTGGGCGCCGTGGGCGGCCCGAAATGGGACACCATCGAGCGTGACATCCGCCCTGAGCGCGGTCTGCTGAAAATCCGTGCGCAACTGGGCCTGTTCGGCAACCTGCGTCCGGCGATCCTGTACCCGCAACTGGCTGACGCATCGAGCCTGAAGCCGGAAATCGTTGCCGGCCTGGACATCCTGATCGTCCGTGAGCTGACCGGCGGCATCTACTTCGGCGCGCCGCGCGGCACTCGCACCCTGGAAAACGGCGAGCGCCAGTCCTACGACACGCTGCCGTACAGCGAAAGCGAAATCCGCCGCATCGCCCGTGTCGGTTTCGACATGGCCCGCGTGCGTGGCAAGAAGCTGTGCTCGGTGGACAAGGCCAACGTGCTGGCCTCCAGCCAACTGTGGCGTGAAGTGGTCGAGCAGGTCGCCAAGGATTACCCGGACGTCGAACTGAGCCACATGTACGTCGACAACGCCGCCATGCAACTGGTGCGTGCACCGAAGCAGTTCGACGTGATCGTCACCGACAACCTGTTCGGCGACATCCTGTCCGACGAAGCGTCGATGCTCACCGGCTCCATCGGCATGCTGCCGTCGGCCTCGCTGGACGCCAACAACAAGGGCATGTACGAGCCTTGCCACGGTTCGGCACCGGACATCGCGGGCAAAGGCATCGCCAACCCGCTGGCGACCATTCTGTCGGTGTCGATGATGCTGCGTTACAGCTTCAATCTGCAGGACGCGGCCGATGCCATCGAGAAAGCGGTCAGCGTGGTGCTGGATCAAGGTCTGCGCACCGGCGACATCTTTTCGAACGGTTGCACTAAAGTCGGTACGCAGGAAATGGGTGACGCAGTAGTCGCCGCGCTGCGGAATCTGTAA
- the asd gene encoding aspartate-semialdehyde dehydrogenase, with translation MKRVGLIGWRGMVGSVLMQRMLEEQDFDLIEPVFFTTSNVGGQGPSVGKDIAPLKDAYSIDELKTLDVILTCQGGDYTSEVFPKLREAGWQGYWIDAASSLRMNDDAVIILDPVNRKVIDQQLDAGTKNYIGGNCTVSLMLMGLGGLFEAGLVEWMSAMTYQAASGAGAQNMRELIKQMGATHAAVADQLADPASAILDIDRRVAEAMRSDAYPTENFGVPLAGSLIPWIDKELPNGQSREEWKAQAETNKILGRFKSPIPVDGICVRIGAMRCHSQALTIKLNKDVPIADIEGLISQHNPWVKLVPNQREVSIQELSPTKVTGTLNVPVGRLRKLNMGTQYLGAFTVGDQLLWGAAEPLRRMLRILLER, from the coding sequence ATGAAACGTGTAGGTCTGATCGGTTGGCGCGGCATGGTCGGTTCCGTGCTCATGCAGCGGATGCTGGAAGAGCAGGATTTCGATCTTATCGAGCCGGTGTTTTTCACCACTTCCAACGTCGGTGGCCAAGGCCCGTCCGTGGGCAAGGACATTGCTCCGCTCAAGGACGCTTACAGCATTGATGAGCTGAAGACCCTCGACGTGATCCTGACCTGCCAGGGCGGCGACTACACCAGCGAAGTGTTCCCGAAGCTGCGCGAAGCCGGCTGGCAGGGTTACTGGATCGACGCGGCCTCGAGCCTGCGGATGAACGATGACGCAGTCATCATCCTCGATCCGGTCAACCGCAAGGTCATCGACCAGCAGCTCGACGCGGGCACCAAGAACTACATCGGCGGCAACTGCACCGTCAGCCTGATGCTGATGGGCCTGGGCGGTCTGTTCGAGGCCGGTCTGGTCGAGTGGATGAGCGCCATGACCTATCAGGCGGCGTCCGGTGCCGGCGCGCAGAACATGCGTGAACTGATCAAGCAGATGGGCGCGACCCACGCGGCTGTCGCCGATCAACTGGCCGATCCTGCCAGCGCGATCCTCGATATCGACCGTCGTGTGGCCGAAGCCATGCGCAGCGACGCGTACCCGACCGAAAACTTCGGCGTACCGCTGGCCGGCAGCCTGATCCCGTGGATCGACAAAGAGCTGCCGAATGGCCAGAGCCGCGAAGAGTGGAAGGCCCAGGCAGAGACCAACAAGATCCTCGGTCGCTTCAAGAGCCCGATCCCGGTTGACGGCATCTGCGTGCGCATCGGCGCCATGCGTTGCCACAGCCAGGCGCTGACCATCAAGCTGAACAAAGACGTGCCGATCGCCGACATCGAAGGGCTGATCAGCCAGCACAACCCTTGGGTCAAACTGGTGCCTAACCAGCGCGAAGTCAGCATCCAGGAGCTGAGCCCGACGAAAGTCACCGGTACCCTGAATGTGCCAGTGGGTCGTCTGCGCAAGCTGAACATGGGCACCCAGTATCTGGGCGCCTTCACCGTTGGCGACCAACTGCTGTGGGGTGCGGCCGAACCGCTGCGTCGCATGCTGCGAATCTTGCTTGAACGTTGA
- a CDS encoding aspartate-semialdehyde dehydrogenase, with protein MSQTIDIAVIGATGTVGETLVQILEERDFPVGTLHLLASSESAGSSVLYRNKNVRVREVDEFDFSKVKLVFFAAGPAITLSYAARAHAAGCSLVDLSGALPADQAPQVVPEANAEVLAGLKMPFQVSSPSPSATTLAVVLAPLLDLVELQYVHVTANLAVSAQGREAVTELARQTAELLNMRPLEPTFFDRQMAFNLLAQVGTPDAQGHTLLEKRLVRELRQVLAKPLLKISATCVQAPVFFGDSFSVTLQSASAVDLAKVNAALEAADGIELVEAGDYPTAVGDAVGQDVVYVGRVRAGVDEPSELNLWLTSDNVRKGAALNAVQVAELLIKGLL; from the coding sequence ATGAGCCAGACCATTGATATTGCCGTGATCGGCGCCACCGGTACTGTCGGCGAAACCCTTGTACAGATTCTCGAAGAGCGCGACTTCCCGGTCGGCACGTTGCACCTGTTGGCCAGCAGCGAATCCGCCGGCAGTTCGGTGCTGTATCGCAACAAGAACGTGCGCGTGCGTGAGGTCGACGAGTTTGATTTCAGCAAGGTCAAGCTTGTGTTCTTCGCCGCCGGCCCGGCGATCACCCTGAGTTACGCCGCCCGGGCTCACGCGGCGGGTTGCTCGCTGGTCGATCTGTCCGGCGCATTGCCGGCGGATCAGGCGCCGCAAGTGGTGCCGGAAGCCAATGCCGAGGTGCTGGCCGGTTTGAAAATGCCGTTCCAGGTCAGCAGCCCGAGCCCATCGGCCACGACGCTGGCCGTGGTGTTGGCACCGCTGCTTGATCTGGTCGAGCTGCAATACGTGCATGTCACCGCCAATCTGGCGGTCTCCGCTCAAGGCCGCGAAGCCGTTACCGAGCTGGCTCGCCAGACCGCCGAGTTGCTGAACATGCGTCCGCTGGAGCCGACATTCTTCGACCGCCAGATGGCGTTCAACTTGCTGGCCCAGGTCGGTACACCTGACGCTCAAGGCCACACGCTGCTGGAAAAACGTCTGGTGCGCGAGTTGCGTCAGGTGCTGGCCAAGCCTTTATTAAAGATTTCCGCAACTTGCGTTCAAGCCCCGGTGTTTTTTGGCGATAGCTTTAGCGTGACCTTGCAGTCAGCGAGCGCGGTCGACCTGGCAAAGGTCAATGCTGCGCTTGAAGCCGCTGACGGCATCGAGCTCGTCGAAGCTGGCGATTATCCGACCGCCGTCGGTGACGCGGTGGGGCAGGACGTGGTCTATGTCGGGCGGGTTCGCGCCGGTGTCGACGAGCCGTCGGAACTTAATCTGTGGCTGACGTCAGATAACGTACGCAAAGGTGCGGCCCTCAACGCGGTGCAAGTGGCCGAGTTGTTGATAAAAGGCCTGCTGTAA
- a CDS encoding FimV/HubP family polar landmark protein, which yields MVQVRKLVLAIAAASALSSGMAHALGLGELTLKSTLNQPLVAEIELLDVKDLTAAEVVPSLASPEDFAKAGVDRQAFLNDLTFTPVLNASGKSVLRITSSKPLSEPMVKFLVQVMWPNGRLLRDYSVLLDPSKFSPQTADAAAQPAPTQTITAPTTGATHSTHTTTPRDTLWEIAAKARTGGSVQQTMLAIQALNPDAFIGGNINRLKTGQVLRLPDDVQSTALPQSKAIAEVAAQNEAWRQGRRYVAKPGTGQQQLDATNRGRANTGPAKNAKDNLSLVSAEGAKGRGKGPAGDAKALSNKLAVTQESLDTTRRDNAELKSRMTDLQSQLDKLQRLIELKNNQLAKMQAEGSATAPAATPAAPAVAPVPAITAELAATPPATPADAAPATPAPEAVAPTPVEPVVEPKPAADDEKTFNELLTNPVLLGLVGGGAVVLLLLLLLLARRRKAQQEADKHLRMARALEEQSFAPELDLPESSFEGLEVPAASVKLTPAPAPAPAPAPAPAPAPVAAAVVTPVVMAEPIAAPLVAPAAERSDDVLDKAQSHIDGGRLNQAAALLEEGVSLEPQRSDLRLKLMDVYGRQGDRDAFVGQERQLVANGDNFAKVEELKSRFPAMAAVVASGLAAAAIAAELDAEYVKDLLLDEPEVPEAPVAAEDDLDSAFDLSLDDLDNITPVEPVAPVAAVEPEAPVELDEFPADDDLSFESVLQQQTEIKENLDDLSDFDLDLDLGADPAPVPVELADDDFLLDLDEGVKDLSSVEPPVAVEPPLDDLELPADFDLSLADEMDAAPAEPDAFAAELDDVNAELDRLSGSINEPSFTEADAALGGDLNDEDFDFLAGTDEAATKLDLAQAYIDMGDNDGARDILNEVLTEGDDKQRGEAKEMLSHLA from the coding sequence ATGGTTCAAGTTCGCAAACTGGTGTTAGCAATAGCGGCCGCCTCGGCGCTGTCCTCCGGTATGGCGCATGCCCTCGGGCTCGGGGAGCTGACCCTGAAGTCGACCCTGAACCAGCCGCTGGTGGCGGAAATCGAGCTGCTCGATGTCAAGGATCTGACCGCTGCCGAAGTGGTGCCGAGCCTGGCCTCGCCGGAAGATTTCGCCAAGGCCGGCGTCGATCGCCAAGCCTTCCTCAATGATCTGACTTTCACACCGGTGCTCAACGCCAGCGGCAAAAGCGTGCTGCGCATTACCTCGAGCAAGCCGCTGTCAGAACCGATGGTGAAATTCCTCGTGCAGGTGATGTGGCCGAACGGCCGACTGCTGCGCGATTACAGCGTGCTGCTGGATCCGTCGAAGTTCTCGCCACAGACCGCCGATGCCGCTGCGCAACCGGCGCCGACGCAAACCATCACCGCGCCGACCACCGGCGCAACGCATTCGACCCACACCACCACGCCACGCGACACCCTGTGGGAAATCGCAGCGAAGGCGCGCACCGGCGGTTCGGTCCAGCAGACCATGCTGGCGATCCAGGCTCTGAACCCGGATGCGTTCATCGGCGGCAACATCAACCGCTTGAAAACCGGTCAGGTTTTGCGCCTGCCGGATGACGTGCAAAGCACCGCGCTGCCGCAATCGAAAGCGATTGCCGAAGTGGCGGCGCAGAACGAAGCCTGGCGTCAGGGGCGTCGTTATGTGGCGAAGCCGGGCACCGGTCAGCAGCAGCTCGATGCGACCAATCGTGGCCGCGCCAACACCGGTCCTGCCAAGAATGCCAAGGACAACCTGAGCCTGGTTTCCGCTGAAGGTGCCAAGGGCCGCGGCAAGGGCCCGGCGGGCGATGCCAAGGCCTTGAGCAACAAACTGGCGGTAACCCAGGAAAGCCTCGACACGACCCGTCGTGACAATGCAGAACTGAAAAGTCGCATGACCGATCTGCAAAGTCAGCTGGACAAGTTGCAACGCCTGATCGAGCTGAAGAACAACCAGCTGGCGAAAATGCAGGCCGAAGGTTCTGCCACTGCGCCAGCCGCAACGCCAGCCGCGCCAGCGGTTGCGCCGGTTCCAGCGATCACCGCAGAACTGGCTGCAACGCCACCGGCCACTCCGGCAGACGCTGCACCCGCCACACCTGCGCCGGAAGCCGTTGCTCCGACGCCAGTTGAGCCGGTGGTCGAGCCGAAACCTGCTGCCGATGACGAGAAAACCTTTAACGAACTGCTGACCAATCCAGTCCTGCTGGGTCTGGTCGGTGGCGGTGCGGTGGTTCTGTTGCTCCTGCTGTTGCTGTTGGCTCGCCGCCGCAAGGCTCAGCAGGAAGCCGACAAGCACCTGCGCATGGCTCGGGCGCTGGAGGAGCAATCGTTCGCGCCTGAACTCGATCTGCCGGAAAGCAGCTTCGAAGGCCTGGAAGTGCCGGCCGCCAGCGTCAAGCTCACACCGGCACCGGCACCGGCACCGGCACCGGCACCGGCACCTGCTCCAGCGCCTGTTGCTGCTGCGGTGGTGACTCCGGTCGTGATGGCCGAGCCGATCGCCGCGCCGTTGGTGGCCCCGGCGGCTGAGCGTTCCGACGACGTACTGGACAAGGCGCAGTCGCACATCGACGGTGGTCGCCTGAATCAAGCCGCAGCGTTGCTGGAGGAGGGCGTGAGTCTGGAGCCGCAGCGCAGTGACCTGCGTCTGAAACTGATGGACGTCTACGGTCGCCAGGGTGATCGCGATGCCTTTGTCGGTCAGGAGCGTCAACTGGTCGCCAACGGCGATAACTTCGCCAAGGTCGAAGAGCTGAAAAGCCGCTTCCCGGCCATGGCTGCCGTCGTAGCGAGCGGCCTGGCCGCTGCTGCCATTGCTGCTGAACTGGACGCGGAATACGTCAAGGATCTGCTGCTCGACGAGCCTGAAGTACCTGAAGCACCAGTTGCTGCGGAAGACGATCTGGACAGCGCTTTCGACCTGAGCCTGGATGATCTCGACAACATCACACCGGTGGAACCTGTTGCGCCCGTGGCGGCTGTCGAGCCTGAAGCGCCGGTCGAGCTGGATGAGTTCCCGGCGGATGACGACCTGAGCTTCGAGTCGGTTCTGCAACAGCAGACCGAGATCAAGGAAAACCTCGACGATCTGTCTGATTTCGACCTGGATCTGGATCTCGGTGCTGATCCTGCGCCTGTGCCGGTTGAATTGGCTGACGACGACTTCCTGCTGGATCTGGACGAGGGCGTTAAGGATCTGTCGTCTGTCGAGCCGCCGGTTGCCGTAGAGCCGCCACTGGACGATCTGGAGTTGCCAGCCGATTTCGACCTGTCCCTGGCCGATGAGATGGATGCGGCCCCGGCCGAGCCGGATGCGTTCGCTGCGGAGCTGGATGACGTCAACGCCGAACTGGATCGCCTGTCGGGCAGCATCAACGAGCCAAGCTTCACTGAGGCCGATGCAGCGCTGGGTGGTGATCTGAACGACGAGGACTTCGACTTCCTCGCGGGCACCGACGAAGCCGCTACCAAGCTCGACCTGGCTCAGGCCTACATCGACATGGGCGACAACGATGGCGCGCGCGACATCCTTAACGAAGTGTTGACCGAGGGTGACGACAAGCAGCGTGGCGAAGCGAAGGAAATGCTTTCGCACCTGGCCTGA